CGTCGACCTGCGCAGCCTGCGCCCGCTCGACCGGGCGACGATCGTGGCGAGCGCACGGAGGTGCGGCAAGGTGCTCTGCGTGCAGGAGGCCAACCTGGCGGTCAGCGTGATGTCCGAGGTGGCGGCGATCGTCGCCGAGGACTGTTTCGAGTACCTTGATGCTCCGGTGCGGCGGCTGGGCGGGCCGGAGGTGCCGGGGGTGCCCTTCTCGCCGCCGCTGGAGGAGGCCTACATGGTCAACACTGCGAAGATCGAGGCGGCACTGCGCGACCTGGCGGCGTACTGATGGCGGTCACGGTCACGATGCCGCAGCTCGGTGAGAGCGTCACCGAGGGCACCATCGGGAGGTGGCTGAAGCAGCCAGGTGAGCGGATCGAGCGCTACGAGCCGATCGCCGAGGTGATCACCGACAAGGTGAACGCCGAGGTGCCCGCCCCCTCCGACGGGGTGATGGGTGAGCTGATCGCGCCGGAGGGGGCCACCGTCCCCGTCGGCGGGGTCATCTGCACCATCCGCGGG
The genomic region above belongs to Candidatus Dormiibacterota bacterium and contains:
- a CDS encoding biotin/lipoyl-containing protein; translated protein: MAVTVTMPQLGESVTEGTIGRWLKQPGERIERYEPIAEVITDKVNAEVPAPSDGVMGELIAPEGATVPVGGVICTIRGLDEGAAPAAAAPAPEAAAAPAAPAPQPAPPAPAPAAAA